Below is a window of Streptomyces sp. NBC_01429 DNA.
CGCGACCGACGGCGGCGCCTACAAGTTCCTCTTCATGGCGAAGGGCGGCGGCTCGGCGAACAAGTCGTTCCTGTACCAGGAGACCAAGGCGGTCCTGAACGAAGCCTCCATGATGAAATTCCTGGAGGAGAAGATCCGTTCGCTGGGTACGGCGGCGTGCCCGCCCTACCACCTGGCGATCGTCGTGGGCGGCACCTCGGCCGAGTTCGCGCTCAAGACCGCGAAGTATGCCTCGGCGCACTACCTGGACGAGCTGCCCGCCGAGGGCTCCCCCACCGGCCACGGCTTCCGTGACAAGGAGCTGGAGGAGAAGGTCTTCGAGCTGACGCAGAAGATCGGGATCGGCGCCCAGTTCGGCGGCAAGTACTTCTGCCACGACGTACGGGTGGTGCGGCTGCCGCGCCACGGGGCGTCGCTGCCGGTCGCGATCGCCGTCTCCTGCTCGGCCGACCGCCAGGCCGTCGCGAAGATCACCGCGGAGGGCGTCTTCCTGGAGCAGCTGGAGAAGGACCCGGCGCGCTTCCTCCCCGACACCACCGACGAGCACCTCGGCACGGACGACAGCGTGGTGCGGATCGACCTCAACCGGCCGATGGACGACGTCCTGGCCGAGCTGACGAAGTACCCGGTCAAGACGCGGCTCTCGCTCTCCGGACCGCTGGTCGTGGCCCGTGACATCGCGCACGCCAAGATCAAGGAGCGGCTGGACGCGGGCGAGGAGATGCCCCAGTACCTGAAGGACCACCCGGTCTACTACGCGGGCCCGGCGAAGACCCCCGAGGGATACGCCTCGGGGTCCTTCGGGCCGACGACGGCCGGCCGGATGGACTCGTACGTGGAGCAGTTCCAGGCGGCGGGCGGCTCGAAGGTGATGCTCGCCAAGGGCAACCGCTCGAAACAGGTGACCGACGCCTGCGGCGCGCACGGCGGCTTCTACCTCGGCTCGATCGGCGGCCCGGCGGCCCGGCTGGCGCAGGACTGCATCAAGAAGGTCGAGGTCGTCGAGTACGAGGAGCTGGGCATGGAGGCGGTCTGGAGGATCGAGGTGGAGGACTTCCCCGCGTTCATCGTCGTGGACGACAAGGGCAACGACTTCTTCACCGAGCCCGCTCCGGCGCCGACCTTCACCAGCATCCCGGTACGCGGCCCCGGACTCGCCTGACCACGCATGCGACACCCGACCGACGGACGGAGTCCGGCGCGGCTGCCCGAAGCTTGAGAGGCCCCCAAGGGCCGAGCAATGCGAGGGCAGCCATCGGGAAAAGAGCCAAGGGCAACGACTTCTTCACCGAGCCCGCCCCGGCGCCGACCTTCACCAGCATCCCGGTACGCGGCCCCGGACTCGCCTGACCACGCATGCGACACCCGACCGACGGACGGAGTCCGGCGCGGCTGCCCGAAGCTTGAGAGGCCCCCAAGGGCCGAGCAATGCGAGGGCAGCCATCGGGAAAAGAGCCAAGGGCAACGACTTCTTCACCGAGCCCGCCCCGGCGCCGACCTTCACCAGCATCCCGGTACGCGGCCCCGGACTCGCCTGACCACGCATGCGACACCCGACCGACGGACGGAGTCCGGCGCGGCTGCCCGAAGCTTGAGAGGCCCCCAAGGGCCGAGCAATGCGAGGGCAGCCATCGGGAAAAGAGCCAAGGGCAACGACTTCTTCACCGAGCCCGCCCCGGCGCCGACCTTCACCAGCATCCCGGTACGCGGCCCCGGACTCGCCTGACCCGGCCGGGCGGCACCCTTCGGGGGCGGATCTCCCGTAACGACCCGATCCGCTCCCTGTCGCGCCATCGGGTCGTCAGCAGGAGCGTGGGCGTCCGGGCGGGCACCATGGGAACACAATCGATCTCCCGGACGCTCTCCCCAGCAGGAGGTACGACCACGATGACGACCGACGAGACCCAGTACCGGACCGAGCACGACTCCATGGGCGAGGTACGGGTCCCCGCGTACGCCAAGTGGCGCGCCCAGACGCAGCGCGCGGTGGAGAACTTCCCCGTGTCCGGGCAGCGTCTGGAGCGCGCCCACATCGAGGCGCTGGCCCGGATCAAGTCCGCAGCCGCGAAGGTCAACGCCGACCTCGGCGTGATCGACCAGGACATCGCGGACGCCATCAGGGCCGCCGCCGCCGAGGTGGCGGAGGGCCGCTGGGACGAGCACTTCCCGGTGGACGTCTTCCAGACCGGTTCGGGCACCTCGTCCAACATGAACACCAACGAGGTGCTCGCGACCCTCGCCACCGAGCGCCTCGGCCGGGCCGTGCATCCGAACGACCACGTCAACGCCTCGCAGAGCTCCAACGACGTCTTCCCGTCCAGCATCCACATCGCCGCGACCGCCGCCGTCACCGGCGAGCTGATCCCGGCGCTGGACCATCTCGCCGCCGCGCTGGAGCGCAAGTCCGTCGAGTTCGCCGAGGTCGTCAAGTCGGGCCGTACGCATCTGATGGACGCCACGCCCGTCACGCTCGGCCAGGAGTTCGGTGGCTACGCCGCGCAGGTGAGGTACGCCGTGGAGCGGCTCACGGCCTCGCTGCCCCGGCTCGCCGAGCTGCCCCTCGGCGGTACGGCGGTGGGCACCGGCATCAACACGCCGCCCGGCTTCTCGGCCGCCGTCATCGCCGAGGTGGCCGGCGAGACCGGGCTGCCGCTGACCGAGGCCCGCAACCACTTCGAGGCCCAGGGCGCGCGGGACGGGCTGGTGGAGACGTCGGGTCAGCTCCGTACCCTCGCCGTCTCGCTCACCAAGATCGCCAACGATCTGCGCTGGATGGCCTCGGGGCCGCGCACCGGACTGGCCGAGATCAGCCTCCCCGATCTCCAGCCCGGCTCCTCGATCATGCCCGGCAAGGTCAACCCGGTGATCCCGGAGGCGGTCCTGATGGTCGCCGCCCAGGTCACCGGCAATGACGCGACGGTCGCCGCGGCCGGCGCCGCCGGGAACTTCGAGCTGAACGTGATGCTCCCGGTGATCGCCAAGAATCTCCTGGAGTCCGTGCGGCTGCTCACCAACGTCTCGCGGCTGTTCGCCGACCGTACGGTGGACGGCGTCGTCGCCCATGTCGAACGGGCCCGTCAGTACGCGGAGTCGTCGCCGTCCGTCGTCACCCCGCTGAACAAGTACATCGGATACGAGGAGGCCGCCAAGGTGGCCAAGAAGTCCCTCGCCGACGGGACGACGATCCGCGAGACGGTGCTGGCCCTCGGCCATGTGGAGCGCGGGGACCTCACCCTGGAGCAGCTCGACGCGGCGCTGGATGTGCTGCGTATGACGCACCCGTAAAACCCCGGCGAACGCCGGGGCGGGCGCCGGGGTGTGCCCCGGGCGGCGCCCGCGCACCGCCTAGGATCTGCCCATGACAGCGACGGTGAGAACGGCGAGCGGGCAGGCGGAGGGCGGGCGCTGGGTGCCCGGGGAGCAGATCCTGTGGCGGTACCGGGAGAACGCCGGTGACCGGGTCCACATCTGCCGTCCGGTCACGGTCGTGCAGGACACGGACGAGTTGCTCGCCGCCTGGCTGGCGCCGGACACGCCGTGCGTGCGGCCGGTGCTCGCGGACGGCACGCCGGTCCACCACGAGCCGCTCGCCACCCGCTACACCAAGCCCCGCACCGTGGTGCGCGACCGGTGGTACGGCATGGGCGTGCTGAAGCTCGCGCGCCCCGGCGAGCCGTGGTCGGTCTGGCTGTGGTGGGAGCGCGGCTGGCGCTTCCAGCACTGGTACGTGAATCTGGAGGAGCCGCTGACCCGCTGGTCGGGCGGGGTCGACTCCGAGGACCACTTCCTCGACATCGACGTCTATCCGGACCGCAGTTGGCGCTGGCGCGACGAGGACGAGTTCGCGCAGGCGCAGCGGGACGGCCTGATGGAGGCGGCCCAGGCGCGGCGGGTGGAGGCGGCGGGCCGGGCGGCGATCGAGACGATCAACGCGTGGGGCGCCCCGTTCGACGACGGCTGGGAGCACTGGCGCCCCGACCCGGCGTGGCCGGTGCCGGAGCTGCCCAAGGGCTGGTCCCGGGCGCCGGTACGGCCGGGGGACCGGTCCACACCGATCGGTACGGAAACCGGTTCCTCCCCGATGAGGGCTGACCAACGCCGTGATCGCACGGCACGGCCACGGCTGCCATGAGACCCTTGATAAGCCCCCAGGGTGCAACCGTAGGATCGTCCTCCGGAACATCGCAGCGGGACAACTGGTGCGCGCCGTAACCGGACTGACCCATGGTCACAGCGCTTTTCACACCACACGTCACACTGTTGACCGGTACGACCGCAGAGCACAACGACCGCACAACACAACGACCGTGAGTCACTACGAGGGGGTGGAGCCGTGGGTTTCGGCCACCACCCTGTCGACGCCGCCTGCCGAGGGGTAGTTTCACCTGGTGAACGGGG
It encodes the following:
- a CDS encoding class II fumarate hydratase, producing MTTDETQYRTEHDSMGEVRVPAYAKWRAQTQRAVENFPVSGQRLERAHIEALARIKSAAAKVNADLGVIDQDIADAIRAAAAEVAEGRWDEHFPVDVFQTGSGTSSNMNTNEVLATLATERLGRAVHPNDHVNASQSSNDVFPSSIHIAATAAVTGELIPALDHLAAALERKSVEFAEVVKSGRTHLMDATPVTLGQEFGGYAAQVRYAVERLTASLPRLAELPLGGTAVGTGINTPPGFSAAVIAEVAGETGLPLTEARNHFEAQGARDGLVETSGQLRTLAVSLTKIANDLRWMASGPRTGLAEISLPDLQPGSSIMPGKVNPVIPEAVLMVAAQVTGNDATVAAAGAAGNFELNVMLPVIAKNLLESVRLLTNVSRLFADRTVDGVVAHVERARQYAESSPSVVTPLNKYIGYEEAAKVAKKSLADGTTIRETVLALGHVERGDLTLEQLDAALDVLRMTHP
- a CDS encoding fumarate hydratase, whose product is MPEFAYSDLLPLGEDTTPYRLVTAEGVSTFEADGRTFLKVEPAALRALAAEAMHDISHYLRPAHLTQLRRIVDDPEASSNDKFVALDLLKNANIAAAGVLPMCQDTGTAIVMGKRGQNVLTEGGDEEALSHGIFDAYTKLNLRYSQMAPLTMWEEKNTGSNLPAQIELYATDGGAYKFLFMAKGGGSANKSFLYQETKAVLNEASMMKFLEEKIRSLGTAACPPYHLAIVVGGTSAEFALKTAKYASAHYLDELPAEGSPTGHGFRDKELEEKVFELTQKIGIGAQFGGKYFCHDVRVVRLPRHGASLPVAIAVSCSADRQAVAKITAEGVFLEQLEKDPARFLPDTTDEHLGTDDSVVRIDLNRPMDDVLAELTKYPVKTRLSLSGPLVVARDIAHAKIKERLDAGEEMPQYLKDHPVYYAGPAKTPEGYASGSFGPTTAGRMDSYVEQFQAAGGSKVMLAKGNRSKQVTDACGAHGGFYLGSIGGPAARLAQDCIKKVEVVEYEELGMEAVWRIEVEDFPAFIVVDDKGNDFFTEPAPAPTFTSIPVRGPGLA
- the fomD gene encoding cytidylyl-2-hydroxypropylphosphonate hydrolase, whose product is MTATVRTASGQAEGGRWVPGEQILWRYRENAGDRVHICRPVTVVQDTDELLAAWLAPDTPCVRPVLADGTPVHHEPLATRYTKPRTVVRDRWYGMGVLKLARPGEPWSVWLWWERGWRFQHWYVNLEEPLTRWSGGVDSEDHFLDIDVYPDRSWRWRDEDEFAQAQRDGLMEAAQARRVEAAGRAAIETINAWGAPFDDGWEHWRPDPAWPVPELPKGWSRAPVRPGDRSTPIGTETGSSPMRADQRRDRTARPRLP